A genomic window from Lycium barbarum isolate Lr01 chromosome 4, ASM1917538v2, whole genome shotgun sequence includes:
- the LOC132636917 gene encoding protein FIP1-like isoform X2 gives MSTEIHSSLISTSQDENNLFVDVLHEAPLSGHRKPTSLIGSIFYCFLLASFAILAVGATWIFHPIERLVFPLLCSFNVALLVVTGIIQQYLVYQVKKIRLQELLRCCLSWFGIHILASFLCRHCSGYVHQYNSLDSQPDVLKSLYSPLQPSSSLEGLRYQDGGRLSDQQMALLQYQQENIHFLSEEILGLQETLSKYERSNDGGAPQVDLAHLLATRDQELRTLKAEMNQLQSELRLARSIIEEKDAEIQRIRNTNNQYVEENERLRAILGEWSNRAAKLERALELERMSNLELQKKLTTLKTRTRQ, from the exons atgtctaCGGAAATACATTCTTCTTTAATTTCTACATCACAAGACGAAAACAATCT GTTCGTGGACGTACTGCATGAAGCACCTCTATCTGGTCATAGGAAGCCTACGAGCCTTATTGGGAGTATTTTCTACTGTTTCTTATTGGCAA GCTTTGCTATTTTGGCAGTGGGAGCTACATGGATATTTCATCCTATAGAAAGATTAGTGTTCCCACTTCTTTGCAGTTTTAATGTTGCCCTCCTTGTTGTCACAG GCATTATTCAGCAATATTTGGTCTATCAAGTTAAGAAAATACGGTTACAG GAACTGCTGCGATGCTGCTTGTCATGGTTTGGGATCCACATATTAGCATCCTTTCTATGCCGACACTGCTCAG GTTATGTTCACCAATACAATTCATTGGATTCCCAACCTGATGTTTTAAAGTCACTTTATTCTCCACTTCAACCATCAAGTTCTCTGGAAGGTTTGAGGTAC CAGGACGGTGGTCGACTATCAGATCAGCAGATGGCACTGTTGCAATATCAGCAAGAAAATATACACTTTTTGAGTGAGGAG ATTCTTGGACTGCAAGAAACCTTAAGCAAATACGAAAGGTCTAATGATGGTGGCGCACCTCAG GTAGATCTTGCTCACTTATTGGCAACTCGAGATCAAGAGTTACGCACACTCAAAGCTGAG ATGAATCAATTGCAATCTGAGCTGAGGCTTGCTCGATCTATAATAGAGGAGAAGGATGCTGAGATTCAACGTATTCGCAACACAAACAATCAG TATGTAGAAGAAAATGAGAGACTTAGAGCTATTCTGGGAGAATGGAGCAACCGGGCAGCTAAG CTCGAACGCGCTTTGGAGCTGGAAAGGATGTCAAACCTCGAACTGCAGAAAAAATTAACCACACTGAAAACTCGAACACGTCAATAG
- the LOC132636914 gene encoding uncharacterized protein LOC132636914 isoform X1: MQPDTITSNLTFVLQQKDHSKSLKSIKNQNQQDLEAYRISVVLYIMSSLVWVLRVFIREFCKIMDICIEKVSDVSIEKVIDFGINDFRGISDFDENLETLERNIKQLSDKAVDVKIEVETGEQFGKKRKREVNSWFNNVLIVEEELIALKEEVTRGEINPGALEKMTARAGELLEQRKHFGTLVHDVV; the protein is encoded by the exons ATGCAGCCAGATACCATCACCAGCAATCTCACTTTTGTATTACAACAGAAGGATCACTCAAAGTCTCTCAAGTCTATAAAAAACCAAAACCAACAGGATTTGGAAGCTTATAGGATATCTGTAGTTCTGTACATCATGTCTTCTTTGGTCTGGGTACTTCGAGTTTTCATCAG AGAATTTTGTAAGATCATGGACATTTGTATTGAGAAGGTATCTGACGTTTCTATTGAGAAAGTAATTGATTTTGGCATAAATGATTTTAGAGGTATTAGTGACTTTGATGAGAATTTGGAAACTCTGGAAAGAAATATAAAGCAATTATCAGATAAAGCAGTCGATGTGAAGATAGAGGTTGAGACAGGAGAGCAATTTGGGaagaagaggaaaagagaagTTAATTCTTGGTTTAACAATGTTTTGATTGTCGAAGAAGAATTAATTGCCTTAAAAGAAGAAGTAACAAGAGGGGAGATAAATCCAGGTGCTTTGGAGAAGATGACTGCAAGGGCTGGAGAACTTCTTGAGCAAAGAAAACATTTTGGAACCCTCGTACATGATGTTGTGTAA
- the LOC132636914 gene encoding uncharacterized protein LOC132636914 isoform X2, producing the protein MSSLVWVLRVFIREFCKIMDICIEKVSDVSIEKVIDFGINDFRGISDFDENLETLERNIKQLSDKAVDVKIEVETGEQFGKKRKREVNSWFNNVLIVEEELIALKEEVTRGEINPGALEKMTARAGELLEQRKHFGTLVHDVV; encoded by the exons ATGTCTTCTTTGGTCTGGGTACTTCGAGTTTTCATCAG AGAATTTTGTAAGATCATGGACATTTGTATTGAGAAGGTATCTGACGTTTCTATTGAGAAAGTAATTGATTTTGGCATAAATGATTTTAGAGGTATTAGTGACTTTGATGAGAATTTGGAAACTCTGGAAAGAAATATAAAGCAATTATCAGATAAAGCAGTCGATGTGAAGATAGAGGTTGAGACAGGAGAGCAATTTGGGaagaagaggaaaagagaagTTAATTCTTGGTTTAACAATGTTTTGATTGTCGAAGAAGAATTAATTGCCTTAAAAGAAGAAGTAACAAGAGGGGAGATAAATCCAGGTGCTTTGGAGAAGATGACTGCAAGGGCTGGAGAACTTCTTGAGCAAAGAAAACATTTTGGAACCCTCGTACATGATGTTGTGTAA
- the LOC132636915 gene encoding mediator of RNA polymerase II transcription subunit 20a-like isoform X2 produces the protein MEKIFLHTEHTISFYKPMLREQANAMEFPRDFLGISLQEQPNKYYFVIRGQRMILEAESSIQTIMEKLQSYKTRVALNFEGFQYQLGDFQLRVGKVVPIHSESLRGIVMEMEYLPISSWEKSHQIMGEFFDIWQEALGKRSLPGHFVHIEPSFSEFGLSDQYTSQHTAVQYASIMAQMIATAQSAQAVRN, from the exons ATGGAAAagattttcctccataccgaacacaccatTAGCTTCTATAAACCCATGCTTAGAG AACAAGCAAATGCAATGGAGTTTCCCCGAGATTTTTTAGGGATTTCGCTTCAAGAACAGCCCAACAAGTATTACTTTGTAATTAGAGGACAACGGATGATCTTGGAAGCAGAGTCATCAATTCAGACGATAATGGAGAAGTTGCAGTCTTACAAAACGAGGGTTGCACTTAATTTTGAG GGGTTTCAATATCAACTTGGTGACTTCCAGCTGCGAGTGGGCAAAGTTGTTCCAATCCACTCTGAGAGCTTGAGGGGAATAGTTATGGAG ATGGAATATCTTCCGATTTCCTCATGGGAGAAATCACACCAGATTATGGGTGAATTCTTTGACATATGGCAGGAAGCTCTTGGAAAAAGATCATTACCCGGTCATTTTGTGCACATTGAACCAAGTTTTTCCGAGTTTGGCCTCTCTGATCAATACACTTCACAGCACACAGCTGTACAGTATGCTAGCATCATGGCTCAAATGATAGCAACAGCTCAATCAGCACAAGCAGTTAGAAATTAG
- the LOC132636917 gene encoding protein FIP1-like isoform X1 has product MSTEIHSSLISTSQDENNLFVDVLHEAPLSGHRKPTSLIGSIFYCFLLASFAILAVGATWIFHPIERLVFPLLCSFNVALLVVTGIIQQYLVYQVKKIRLQGYYIFSQKLKHIIRLPFATIAYGTAAMLLVMVWDPHISILSMPTLLRIIMLTEVVCVSSFMIVYIGYVHQYNSLDSQPDVLKSLYSPLQPSSSLEGLRYQDGGRLSDQQMALLQYQQENIHFLSEEILGLQETLSKYERSNDGGAPQVDLAHLLATRDQELRTLKAEMNQLQSELRLARSIIEEKDAEIQRIRNTNNQYVEENERLRAILGEWSNRAAKLERALELERMSNLELQKKLTTLKTRTRQ; this is encoded by the exons atgtctaCGGAAATACATTCTTCTTTAATTTCTACATCACAAGACGAAAACAATCT GTTCGTGGACGTACTGCATGAAGCACCTCTATCTGGTCATAGGAAGCCTACGAGCCTTATTGGGAGTATTTTCTACTGTTTCTTATTGGCAA GCTTTGCTATTTTGGCAGTGGGAGCTACATGGATATTTCATCCTATAGAAAGATTAGTGTTCCCACTTCTTTGCAGTTTTAATGTTGCCCTCCTTGTTGTCACAG GCATTATTCAGCAATATTTGGTCTATCAAGTTAAGAAAATACGGTTACAG GGGTACTATATTTTCAGCCAGAAACTGAAGCATATTATTCGCCTACCATTTGCTACAATCGCATATG GAACTGCTGCGATGCTGCTTGTCATGGTTTGGGATCCACATATTAGCATCCTTTCTATGCCGACACTGCTCAG GATTATCATGCTGACAGAAGTAGTATGTGTTAGTTCTTTCATGATAGTTTATATTG GTTATGTTCACCAATACAATTCATTGGATTCCCAACCTGATGTTTTAAAGTCACTTTATTCTCCACTTCAACCATCAAGTTCTCTGGAAGGTTTGAGGTAC CAGGACGGTGGTCGACTATCAGATCAGCAGATGGCACTGTTGCAATATCAGCAAGAAAATATACACTTTTTGAGTGAGGAG ATTCTTGGACTGCAAGAAACCTTAAGCAAATACGAAAGGTCTAATGATGGTGGCGCACCTCAG GTAGATCTTGCTCACTTATTGGCAACTCGAGATCAAGAGTTACGCACACTCAAAGCTGAG ATGAATCAATTGCAATCTGAGCTGAGGCTTGCTCGATCTATAATAGAGGAGAAGGATGCTGAGATTCAACGTATTCGCAACACAAACAATCAG TATGTAGAAGAAAATGAGAGACTTAGAGCTATTCTGGGAGAATGGAGCAACCGGGCAGCTAAG CTCGAACGCGCTTTGGAGCTGGAAAGGATGTCAAACCTCGAACTGCAGAAAAAATTAACCACACTGAAAACTCGAACACGTCAATAG
- the LOC132636916 gene encoding putative disease resistance protein At4g10780, with protein sequence MDTFIEKVVDFGVKKFKSISEFKENLETLERNVKLLSDKAFDVKTEVENRERSGKKKRKREVDSWFDQVIKTEEELRALKEVTRGKKNGGSLEKMNGRVGELLEQSKHFGMPVHDIYESDECLLLAPQVHEETSEQNLEEIWMWLQDENVSSIGIYGMGGVGKTTLAKHIHNRFVKDTRYQVHWVTVSQGFSIKRLQDDLAKIVNLDLSNEEDEHRRAAKLNGAFKERKNIVIILDDVWDRLCLEKLGDPLRVEGCRLILTTRSYEVCQKMGCQKLLEVENLNTYDAWELFRKSLGCETVLRPDIEPVAKSMAGRCKGLPLGLITLGGSMRGVTDIREWKNALKEFPDDMESDVFKVLQYSYDRLKDKKMQECFLYCALYPEDYGINRDELIDRFIMEGLLKANSRQEEYNQGHTMLNKLVKVCLLEENDDIGEVVKMHDLLREMALRITNFKPRYMVRAGIGSQVPEEQDWAFDLDKVSFFRSKIKGFPEDMAPNCPTLSTLIFTWCCLGRIPESFFQHMNNLQVLDLSFNSELMDLPSWISNLGSLRALLLRGCKQLRSIPPLGKLKNLRMLDISGTGIEEVPQGMGSLVKLKYLYMRGILYLDELPKEILPKLSHLQYLNLPLCINARGEDLTSLELLEDFKGRFCDLHDFYKFMRNRLNYEKDWWYDIFVGQEMDASRHEVFVNSTFKERRVIVQCCTIEAGGGEAPRTSIILPHGIDILEITNCHGLSSCLVDNFLSQTTLAGLTCDIEHCDDIEWIINAPSGRNTTIDPHCIHFHSLRVDVLPNLVGLCKGKIASHVPCDTFSGLTNLVISRCNRIKNLILRAILQDLENLQKLVVQRCDEMEEIIAEEATEQDGSSLLGTSSGILILPKLTELHLYSLPKLKKICEGKLICDSLESMSLGRCPELRLPFYTPNTNGHPLPALREIEVEEDWWETLEWEQSRIKTLFQPYISYVRHSANPYG encoded by the exons ATGGACACTTTTATTGAGAAGGTAGTAGATTTTGGAGTTAAGAAGTTCAAAAGTATCAGTGAATTCAAGGAGAATCTGGAAACCCTGGAAAGAAATGTAAAGCTACTATCAGATAAAGCATTCGATGTGAAGACAGAGGTCGAGAATCGAGAGCGATctgggaagaagaagagaaaaagagaAGTTGATTCTTGGTTTGACCAGGTTATAAAGACCGAAGAAGAATTACGTGCTTTAAAGGAAGTAACAAGAGGGAAGAAAAATGGAGGTTCTTTGGAGAAGATGAATGGAAGGGTTGGAGAACTTCTTGAGCAAAGTAAACATTTTGGAATGCCCGTACATGATATATATGAGAGCGATGAGTGTCTACTGCTGGCACCGCAAGTTCATGAGGAAACATCAGAACAAAATTTAGAAGAGATTTGGATGTGGTTACAGGATGAAAATGTCTCAAGCATCGGTATATATGGCATGGGAGGTGTGGGCAAGACGACTTTGGcaaaacatatacataatcgGTTTGTTAAAGACACTCGTTATCAAGTTCATTGGGTTACTGTCTCTCAAGGGTTTAGCATCAAAAGATTACAAGACGATCTTGCCAAAATTGTGAATCTGGATCTTTCAAATGAGGAGGATGAACATAGAAGGGCAGCTAAATTGAACGGGGCATTCAAAGAAAGGAAGAACATTGTTATCATATTGGATGATGTATGGGATCGCCTTTGCTTGGAGAAGTTGGGTGACCCTCTTCGTGTGGAAGGCTGTAGACTGATTCTAACTACTCGCTCGTATGAAGTCTGCCAAAAGATGGGTTGTCAGAAACTACTTGAAGTGGAGAATCTCAATACTTATGATGCTTGGGAGTTGTTCAGGAAGAGTCTAGGATGCGAGACTGTGCTTAGGCCAGATATCGAGCCAGTTGCCAAATCCATGGCAGGAAGGTGCAAGGGCTTGCCGCTCGGGCTCATCACTTTGGGGGGAAGCATGAGAGGGGTGACTGATATAAGGGAGTGGAAGAACGCTTTGAAAGAATTCCCCGATGACATGGAAAGTGACGTATTCAAGGTACTGCAGTATAGTTATGATCGGTTGAAAGATAAAAAAATGCAAGAGTGTTTCTTGTACTGTGCTTTGTATCCTGAGGACTATGGAATTAATAGAGATGAACTAATTGATAGATTTATCATGGAGGGACTGTTGAAGGCAAATAGTAGGCAAGAAGAGTACAACCAGGGGCATACCATGTTGAATAAACTAGTGAAGGTCTGCTTACTTGAAGAAAATGATGATATAGGAGAAGTAGTAAAGATGCATGATTTACTCAGGGAAATGGCATTGCGGATCACCAATTTTAAACCAAGGTACATGGTAAGGGCTGGAATAGGATCACAAGTGCCGGAGGAGCAAGATTGGGCATTCGATTTGGATAAAGTCTCTTTTTTTAGAAGCAAGATAAAGGGATTCCCTGAAGACATGGCACCCAATTGCCCCACATTATCGACCTTGATTTTTACTTGGTGTTGTTTGGGAAGGATCCCAGAATCTTTCTTTCAGCATATGAACAACCTCCAAGTACTGGACTTGAGCTTCAACTCAGAGCTTATGGATTTGCCGAGTTGGATATCTAACTTGGGAAGTCTTAGAGCACTCTTGCTCCGAGGATGTAAACAGCTCAGATCTATACCACCACTGGGAAAGCTCAAAAATCTAAGGATGTTAGATATATCTGGAACTGGTATTGAGGAAGTACCTCAAGGCATGGGAAGCTTAGTCAAGCTTAAATATCTATATATGCGTGGAATATTATATCTTGATGAACTGCCAAAGGAGATATTACCTAAACTTTCCCATCTTCAATACCTCAATCTTCCTCTATGTATTAATGCACGAGGTGAAGACTTGACCAGCTTGGAACTGCTCGAAGATTTCAAAGGCCGGTTCTGCGATTTGCATGACTTCTACAAGTTCATGAGAAATCGCCTTAACTATGAGAAAGATTGGTGGTATGACATATTTGTAGGGCAAGAGATGGACGCTTCTCGTCATGAGGTCTTTGTAAATAGTACATTCAAAGAAAGAAGAGTGATTGTACAATGTTGCACCATTGAAGCAGGTGGAGGAGAAGCGc cGCGAACATCAATTATTCTTCCACATGGCATTGACATTCTAGAGATTACAAACTGCCATGGGCTGAGTAGCTGCTTGGTGGACAATTTTCTGTCACAGACAACTTTAGCAGGCTTGACTTGCGACATCGAGCATTGTGATGACATAGAATGGATTATCAACGCTCCCTCTGGTAGAAATACTACTATAGACCCACACTGCATACATTTCCATAGTCTGCGGGTTGATGTTTTGCCAAATCTTGTTGGGCTTTGTAAGGGAAAAATTGCATCTCATGTTCCATGTGACACCTTCTCTGGTCTGACAAATCTGGTTATTAGCAGATGCAATAGGATAAAGAACTTGATTCTGCGGGCTATATTGCAGGATCTCGAAAACCTTCAGAAGCTTGTTGTACAAAGGTGTGATGAGATGGAAGAGATAATAGCTGAGGAAGCAACTGAACAAGATGGAAGTAGCCTATTAGGTACAAGTAGTGGCATTCTCATCCTTCCAAAGCTAACAGAGCTCCACCTATACAGCCTGCCTAAATTGAAGAAAATCTGTGAGGGAAAACTGATCTGTGATTCCCTTGAATCGATGAGTTTAGGTCGCTGCCCCGAGCTGAGGCTGCCTTTCTATACTCCCAATACAAATGGACATCCTCTCCCAGCCCTTAGAGAAATTGAAGTTGAAGAAGATTGGTGGGAAACATTGGAGTGGGAACAATCCCGTATCAAGACCCTCTTCCAACCTTACATTTCATATGTGCGCCACTCCGCCAACCCCTATGGCTAA
- the LOC132636915 gene encoding mediator of RNA polymerase II transcription subunit 20a-like isoform X1, producing MPIKWVLHWQPNAGTTVNSQIVSEVSQCVESINGIKQGRWKATLSFYKPMLREQANAMEFPRDFLGISLQEQPNKYYFVIRGQRMILEAESSIQTIMEKLQSYKTRVALNFEGFQYQLGDFQLRVGKVVPIHSESLRGIVMEMEYLPISSWEKSHQIMGEFFDIWQEALGKRSLPGHFVHIEPSFSEFGLSDQYTSQHTAVQYASIMAQMIATAQSAQAVRN from the exons ATGCCAATCAAATG GGTTTTGCACTGGCAACCAAATGCAGGGACAACAGTGAACAGTCAAATAGTGAGTGAAGTATCTCAATGTGTTGAAAGTATTAATGGTATTAAACAAGGAAGATGGAAAGCTACTCTTAGCTTTTATAAACCCATGCTTAGAG AACAAGCAAATGCAATGGAGTTTCCCCGAGATTTTTTAGGGATTTCGCTTCAAGAACAGCCCAACAAGTATTACTTTGTAATTAGAGGACAACGGATGATCTTGGAAGCAGAGTCATCAATTCAGACGATAATGGAGAAGTTGCAGTCTTACAAAACGAGGGTTGCACTTAATTTTGAG GGGTTTCAATATCAACTTGGTGACTTCCAGCTGCGAGTGGGCAAAGTTGTTCCAATCCACTCTGAGAGCTTGAGGGGAATAGTTATGGAG ATGGAATATCTTCCGATTTCCTCATGGGAGAAATCACACCAGATTATGGGTGAATTCTTTGACATATGGCAGGAAGCTCTTGGAAAAAGATCATTACCCGGTCATTTTGTGCACATTGAACCAAGTTTTTCCGAGTTTGGCCTCTCTGATCAATACACTTCACAGCACACAGCTGTACAGTATGCTAGCATCATGGCTCAAATGATAGCAACAGCTCAATCAGCACAAGCAGTTAGAAATTAG